In Chlorobiota bacterium, the sequence GAGATTGGATAGAATGGAGTAATCAACGCGCTTGCGCCCCAGGCTTCCAGTGGTATCATCTGCTCCACCAGGTGGTCGCGGTATGAGCCAACAGAATTGGGAATACTGGTGCGGCGGTTTCCGGAGAAGAGGGCAACCGGTTTGTTGGCCAGCACCTCGGTCCCGCTAACGTCATACTCCTCCTCCAAATTTGCCTGCCCGAAATAGACCTCACCACGGTTTAGGTTCACGGTAAACGGCGCAGTGGTAAGGCGGTTGTTGATCGGGGTCGAGGGGGAGATTTTCAGCTGGGTGTTATCCTCGGTGGCAATCACCGCGAACTCCGAAGCCATGTCGGCATATCTGAAACCGAACTCGGCTTGTATCACGCCATTGGGATAGGCAAGGATGACGTAGCGGCGGGTGATGATGTCGTCGGGAAGGCCCAAGAACGCATCGGAGGACATCTTGCGGATATTCACGCCGTAGAGCGTCACCTCATGTTGGGCGGTGATCTTGAAGGCTTTCTGCGTAACGCCTTGATCGCCGCTGGAGAGTTCGGTGTAGTAGCCAAAAATCTCAGGGATGTTCACCTCCACCGGGACGTTGGGGACGGGGATGTCAATCTGCACGGAATCCCCGGTAAAGAAGTAATGGACCGTGGCGGTGGTGATGGTGTCGGAGCTGATATAGAGCCGCAGGTCCGAGGTCTCGGTACTGGTTCCCGACCCGTAGTTCTCCATAAACGCCACCCAAAAGAGCGTTCCCTTGGAGTCGCGCCCGGAGATCCCGGCGGGCTGGGCTATGGAACGAATTGGGCAAAGGAATGCAATCGCCAACAGGGCGAAAGCGAGCATCGGAGCATGGTGGCAAAGGCCATCATAAGGAAGTGAGTATCGTGAGTTCATGCCGCATCTTCTCAGCTACATGGTTGCGGAAACAATGGGTGCAGACATTCTCTCCGAAGGCATTATACGGAACAATCGCTGTAAAGCGGTAGGCAAATGCTTGGGCATGGGCGCAATGGCCCGTGCCAGTAGGGTGATTGCGCCGCTGGTTGCTGCGCGCCTGTTGGGGGTGGTTCGCCCCTGTGCCCTTCGGGTACCCCCCTCGCATTGTCTTCGCCCTCAAAGAGCAGCTACTTATGATTTCACCTACCACATCACATCATGGCAACCAAGCTCTGCGTGCTGATCTCAACGTATAGTATGTAGCGACAACATCACCTGAAAAAGGCCATGGCAAGATTTTGATGGATTATCCGAAGGTTCAGATTTCACCGACGATGTGTTATGATTAACCGAACAAACTCTTAACCCTAATGTGCCGCCAGCAATAACCACGTATTGATTGCGCACACATGAAGAAGGCACGGTAAGTGTTGAAATCAGTTCATAAGAGTCAATAGGAATTTCTGAATCAGCACTATCTATCAGATCCCATCTTTTTATAAAAATTACGCCTGACTTTTCAGTGTAATTATTCAAAGAAAAGCCTGCGCTACTATTAAATGCATATACTGATTTCTCAGCACTCTGCCATTGAGCAACCCCACTATTGAATGTGCTTTCTCCTATGAAAGAAGGCTCTGATGCCTTATTGATATTAAATATTAAAGCCTCGCCATACCGTCCCACAAGCAAATAATCTTCTATTATTCCTAAGCCCCAACCTCGAGCAATTCGATAACCTTTCGGGCTGTCTGCCTTATCAGAAAGTAGAGAGAGTAGTTGAGGAGTAGTCGCAATGGAGATATCCCAAACACTTGCCAGCGTATCTATTTCAGCAACAATCAACGTGTCATTTTTCCACACGACATCGGTTCCTAAAGCAGGGATATGAACAACAGGTTCTATCAGCCCCTGCATTCGCATGATGTAGGTTCCACTATCTAGGCAGGCCGCAGCAAGCATTTCTCCATTCCATGCTATGTTATTGGCAATAATATTTTCACCTAACGAATGGCGAGAGCGAACCACTGGGCGATTTGGTTCCGATAAATCAATCAAGGTTATTACAGAATCGTAGGTTACTGCTTCCGTTTCTGAAATCATCCTTATTCCATCGGCAGTAATAGGAAGCGAGCCTTGCACCACAGGGTTGCGTGGGTCCAACAAATCCAGCACGAGCATCTCTTGCTCCATCAATGCTACTGCACGATTTCCCCTTCCGTCAACAGCAAGGCAGTTTTTGCTTGTTGAGATGCTCCCACGGTCTATAATTTCCCCTTCTTGCGTAATAGTTGCTACATAGAAACCAGTACTTGTTATCCAGATGGCTGTTGAATCCACTACCTGAGTATGCATAGCCCATCCACGATTTGGGTGCGACTGCCTAACAACATTAGCCCCAACCCTTAACGTATCTGATCTTCCCGAACCAATGAGCATCGACTGTGAGCCATAACCAACTAAAGCCCTTGAAGATTTTGTTGGCACGCAAGTAAATAGAGTGCGGATATCACTCGCTGCAAATTCGGCAGCTTGATAATCCGAGGTTACGGTGGTTTGATACCACTGGGTAGTAGGCAAGCGATCTTCATGAAATACAATGGAGAATACATAAGAATTACTTCCTACTCTCCCTAAAAAAAGAGCAGTGCTATCGTGAGCTACAAACCCATGCTCCGAATAAAATGGAGGAACCCAAAAACTTCCCCCTTCTAATTCTCCATTCGGCAAAATTTTAACGATCCGGTATGTTATCGCATCTATCTGGAGAGTGCCGATCAATAAGAAATCGTTTATTCTTCTGAGGCTTCCAAATGGATAGATGTTTTTTGATTGAGTAGAACGTATTGGCTGACTAGGCTTGATGATATTAAAAACTTCAAACACTCCTTCCTGAGTAGTTTTCGAGTATGTAGTCACATAAAGAAAGCCATTGTAGGCTACAAACTTTGGAGAATTTTCGACAGGAATTGTTGAGAGTTTTTGTGGATTGAATGAATCCTGCAATGAGAATAGAGTAATTGCTGAATCACAAGCAACAATTAGGAGTGTATCATCCACAACCTCCATTTGCCGCTTAGTTCCTGCCAGCGGAATGGTGTCGGAAATTCGGGGGCGATCCGGGTCAGATAGATCAACAGTGTACAGGTGGTGCAAGGAAGCAACATATCCGGCTCCCCGCTGCAACGCGCACATCTGTGGCGCAAACCCACCCCGCAACCCCGACCAAACAAGATTCAGCCGTGGCTCAGAATTTTGCGCAATCCCTTTGTGCGCCGCCATTATCAGAATGGCTGCGCAAAGAAGAATTTGAGAGCAACGATGAATGAAAAGAACATGCATAGAACTATTAGGTAGCAGAATCTCACCCCCCCCCCATCACCGCGCAATCACCATTCGCTGGGTTCCCGATTTTCCGGAGGCTGTCACCAGCCGAAGCGCATAGACTCCGCTGGGAAGCCCCTGGTGGCTGAAATCCACACGATGAACCCCGCCTTTCAAGGCTATTCCGTCCAATAATGTGAGCGCGATGTTGCCGTGGTCGTCCAGCACTTGCAGCCGCACAAGGTCATCCTGCTGCAAGGCCACATCCACAAATCCCTCCGTTCCCCGGGAAGGGTTTGGGGCGGGAAGCCCCAGGTAGGTGCGCTTGGCTTGCGCGAACATCTCGATTCGGATGGTGTTGTTGCAGCCATCTTGTCCGGTTGCCACCAGCCACGTTACCGCCAGCTTCAGCGCGATTTCCTCGCTTACTCCGCAAGCATCGGTCAGCACCAGCGTGTCCCCTTGCTGGTTTCCACCAATCAATCCTTCCAAGCAGACGTTCATGCGGCGTGCCTCCCCCGGCGGAATCGTTACCGGCAGCTGCGACGGCGGCACGCTGAACCCCAGGTTCCCCAACATCCGCGCGCTTTGGATGGTGATTGGGCGGCGTCCGGGGTTGGAAAGTGTGATGGTGTCGCAGCGGTGCAGCCCAACGGTCATGCTGTCGGCAATCCAATCATGGTTCAGCCGGATGGCAACTTGCTGGCCGGCAGGGTCCAACGCCTGCAAGGTGAACCCGCCAATTGTGTCGCGGCGAACAACGCCGTTGCCGGCGGCATCCCACAACGTGATCTCGAAGATCATATCCTTGTACGGATCAATCCGGTTCAGCGAAATGTTGACGTTCTGCACCGCCGGGGCAAAGGTTTGCGCTGGCGTTGAGGCGGTGCAGTTCTCCAGATAGTTGTATTGAAGTTCCGCAATCCCGCTGGCGTTGTTTTGTTCCTGCAGTTGCAGCACAAGGTCGCGACCGCAGGGGTCGTTGCTGCGCGAGATTGACGGGGCGGTGGTGTCAATCCGGTGGATAAACGGAATGGTGGCCACGCGCCGCTGGACGCACTCCCCTTCCAACAGCAGGTCCACGATTTGCAGGGTGTCGGTGGTTCCTTCGTAGCAGATCTCAATCACCCCTTTGCTCCCCGGCTCGATGGTTTGCGGGAAGCTCCGGACGATGATCCCGGAATCTTGTTTGTTCAGCAGCCGCACGTTGCTAATCCGCTGCGGGAACGCGCCGTAATTCTCAATTTCAAACCGCCGGCAGAAGGAGTTGCCGTTGTAGGCGATTAGCGTATCGGCAACGATCATGCCGTTTGTTCCGCCGGTGGCGCGCAGGGTGAATCCCGGGAAGCGGTTCATTTGGAAGCGGGAGCGTCCACTGCTGTCAATCGCTTTTATCGCCACGACTCCATCTTGGTAGGGGTCAACCAGCGTGGCGCGGAAGCGGACGGTGTCGGCACCTGGCGTGAAGGGGTCAATCGCCACGCTGACGTTTTGGGTTTGGCTGGTGGTGTATAGCGAGTCAATGCCGGTGTCGGTGATATGGCTATCGCTTACAACGCCGATCATCCCGCCACACGTATCCACCGACATCAATTCCGGCGGTTGGAAATCGGTGACCAACGTCTTGAAGAGCATTCCGCCGGAGTAGCCGTAGGAGTTCGCCGGACCGTAGCCGTAGCTGTACAATCCAAACGTGGAATCGGCACGGGCGAAATGCGCGCCGGCGGTCAGCTCAATTTGGGCGTAGCTGAATTGGGTTCCGGCGATTGCCACAAACGGTTGGGTGACAGGCTTCCCATCAATCCGAACCGAGGGGGCAGCGTTGCTGGGGATCACAATATTGACAAAGTGGCGGAAGAACTCAGGGTGATCCACGCATTGGAAGGAATAGATGGAATCGAACTGCTCAGGTGGGGGAATCAGCATCATAAAAGGATCGCCCAATCCCGACTGCTGCCCCGGTCCGCCGACGTTTACTGAATGCTCATACTGCGCCACCAACACCGGACCATCGGCAATCAGCGGCATGGCTTTGGTAAGCTCGAACTCCACCGGCCGCCCGGCCATCAGCGGGGGTTGCGGTTGGCCGTCCAGCGTCCAGTTGGTGTTGTCGAACGCGGACAGCACCCGCCCCACGGCTTTCTCGACAGACTGCTGAGTGATCGGGTAATGTGGCGTGACGATAGCCTGGGTCCCCCATGCCTCCAATGGCGGTATCTGCTCCACAAGGTGGTCGCGATAATTGCCAACCGCCACCGGAACCGCTGTCCGTTTCACCCCGGCATACACGGCAACCGGCTTGTTTGCGACAATCTCTGTCCCGCTCACATCCTGCAGCAGCCCCAACCGCGCTTGGCCAAAGAAGACTTGCCCACTATCCAACGTAACGGTGAACGGTGTTCGTCTGCTCCGTCCGTTGATAGTGGCAGGGGAAGTGATACGGATGGTGGTTCCGTCTTCAATGGCGATAACCGCGAACTCCGAAGGGGTATCGTAGGTGTCCGCAAACTGGGCATCGTATCCATTCGGGTAGGCAAGCACAATGTACCGCCCGGTCAGCACATCCACCGGCAAGGACATGAACGCATCGGCAG encodes:
- a CDS encoding IgGFc-binding protein, with product MNLVNASHKTFVACVAVVALLLFTMMEASAQTPVRDNRGKEFWVTFMTNLGSGSAETSQMDLFLSCDRPTTATVSYHEDGSSVTIPIPQANVPVRVSVDLLFGPNAELEDIWADRGNEVTAKSIKIACNDEITLYGANIRTKSADAFMSLPVDVLTGRYIVLAYPNGYDAQFADTYDTPSEFAVIAIEDGTTIRITSPATINGRSRRTPFTVTLDSGQVFFGQARLGLLQDVSGTEIVANKPVAVYAGVKRTAVPVAVGNYRDHLVEQIPPLEAWGTQAIVTPHYPITQQSVEKAVGRVLSAFDNTNWTLDGQPQPPLMAGRPVEFELTKAMPLIADGPVLVAQYEHSVNVGGPGQQSGLGDPFMMLIPPPEQFDSIYSFQCVDHPEFFRHFVNIVIPSNAAPSVRIDGKPVTQPFVAIAGTQFSYAQIELTAGAHFARADSTFGLYSYGYGPANSYGYSGGMLFKTLVTDFQPPELMSVDTCGGMIGVVSDSHITDTGIDSLYTTSQTQNVSVAIDPFTPGADTVRFRATLVDPYQDGVVAIKAIDSSGRSRFQMNRFPGFTLRATGGTNGMIVADTLIAYNGNSFCRRFEIENYGAFPQRISNVRLLNKQDSGIIVRSFPQTIEPGSKGVIEICYEGTTDTLQIVDLLLEGECVQRRVATIPFIHRIDTTAPSISRSNDPCGRDLVLQLQEQNNASGIAELQYNYLENCTASTPAQTFAPAVQNVNISLNRIDPYKDMIFEITLWDAAGNGVVRRDTIGGFTLQALDPAGQQVAIRLNHDWIADSMTVGLHRCDTITLSNPGRRPITIQSARMLGNLGFSVPPSQLPVTIPPGEARRMNVCLEGLIGGNQQGDTLVLTDACGVSEEIALKLAVTWLVATGQDGCNNTIRIEMFAQAKRTYLGLPAPNPSRGTEGFVDVALQQDDLVRLQVLDDHGNIALTLLDGIALKGGVHRVDFSHQGLPSGVYALRLVTASGKSGTQRMVIAR